A part of Streptomyces sp. NBC_01235 genomic DNA contains:
- a CDS encoding phosphotransferase family protein — MSPTSAQVSPGPVPDTALVDFLTAHELAGPGEAARWSPLTGGVSSDLWRVDLPGRSLCVKRALAKLKVAADWQAPVSRNAFEWAWMRFASRHRPESVPELLAHDPEAGLFAMAFLPPEHYPMWKAQLLCGEVRVATAAAVGELLGTLHAASAGNVALAAEFATDDNFHALRIEPYLLATAAAHPGLSDILQSLADRTAATHLALVHGDVSPKNILVGPSGPVLLDAECAWYGDPAFDLAFCVNHLLLKSLVVPGGRADLLRSARVLAEEYVRCVDWEPRPALEARAASLLPALLLARVDGKSPVEYLTDDRHRLFVRTVASALLRAPAPTVADVLDSWATKLGPSTGPGNGRPDRPDRFDRSGGPGKSHGPD; from the coding sequence ATGAGCCCGACCTCAGCACAGGTGAGCCCGGGCCCCGTACCCGACACCGCGCTGGTCGACTTCCTGACCGCCCACGAACTCGCCGGACCCGGCGAAGCCGCACGCTGGTCGCCCCTGACCGGCGGTGTCTCGTCCGATCTGTGGCGAGTGGACCTGCCGGGACGTTCCCTCTGCGTCAAACGCGCCTTGGCCAAGTTGAAGGTCGCCGCCGACTGGCAGGCACCGGTGTCGCGCAACGCCTTCGAATGGGCGTGGATGCGGTTCGCGTCCCGGCACCGCCCTGAGAGCGTGCCCGAACTGCTGGCCCACGACCCCGAAGCCGGCCTCTTTGCGATGGCGTTCCTGCCCCCCGAGCACTACCCCATGTGGAAGGCGCAGCTGCTGTGCGGCGAGGTGCGGGTGGCGACCGCGGCGGCCGTCGGAGAGCTGCTCGGAACCCTGCACGCGGCGAGCGCCGGCAACGTAGCCCTCGCCGCGGAGTTCGCCACCGACGACAACTTCCACGCGCTGCGCATCGAGCCGTACCTGCTGGCCACCGCTGCCGCGCACCCTGGTCTGAGCGACATCCTCCAGAGCCTCGCCGACCGCACGGCCGCGACGCACCTGGCCCTGGTGCACGGTGACGTCAGTCCCAAGAACATCCTCGTCGGACCGTCCGGGCCCGTGCTGCTGGACGCCGAGTGCGCCTGGTACGGAGACCCGGCCTTCGACCTCGCCTTCTGCGTCAACCATCTGCTCCTCAAGAGCCTGGTGGTACCCGGGGGCCGCGCCGATCTCCTGCGGTCCGCCCGGGTGCTGGCCGAGGAGTACGTCCGGTGCGTCGACTGGGAGCCTCGGCCGGCCCTTGAGGCGCGGGCCGCTTCACTGCTGCCGGCGCTGCTGCTCGCGCGGGTGGACGGCAAGTCCCCGGTGGAGTACCTCACGGACGACCGCCACCGGCTGTTCGTTCGCACGGTGGCATCGGCCCTGCTCAGGGCACCCGCCCCGACCGTGGCGGATGTCCTGGACTCCTGGGCGACCAAGCTCGGGCCCTCGACCGGGCCGGGCAACGGCCGACCCGACCGACCCGACCGGTTCGACAGGTCCGGCGGCCCTGGCAAATCCCACGGACCCGACTGA
- a CDS encoding cupin domain-containing protein, with product MRRVVTGHDENGRSVVVSDGPVPRSRAFTSLPGWVSRLPWATEPGDPVGRTGEDPTPKVTSLLPVNGGTRFIVLTFPPDTAMADPAFDPVAFDQEQRADSPGIADLMEPDGMHTTPTVDYGIVLQGEIVLELDDGRCTHLSAGDIVIQNGTRHGWRNRSDQPVTMAFVLVGAERDG from the coding sequence ATGCGCAGAGTCGTCACCGGCCATGACGAGAACGGCAGGTCGGTCGTCGTCAGCGACGGTCCCGTCCCGCGCAGCCGGGCGTTCACCAGCCTTCCGGGCTGGGTGTCCCGCCTGCCGTGGGCCACCGAACCCGGCGACCCGGTCGGCCGGACAGGGGAGGATCCCACACCGAAGGTCACCAGCCTGCTGCCGGTGAACGGCGGCACGCGGTTCATCGTGCTGACCTTTCCGCCGGACACCGCGATGGCCGACCCGGCGTTCGACCCCGTCGCCTTCGACCAGGAGCAGCGGGCCGACTCGCCTGGCATCGCGGACCTCATGGAACCCGACGGCATGCACACCACGCCGACCGTGGACTACGGCATCGTGCTGCAGGGCGAGATCGTCCTCGAACTCGACGACGGCCGGTGCACCCACCTCTCGGCGGGAGACATCGTGATCCAGAACGGCACCCGCCACGGCTGGCGCAACCGCAGCGACCAACCCGTCACGATGGCCTTCGTTCTCGTCGGCGCGGAACGCGACGGCTGA
- a CDS encoding LysR substrate-binding domain-containing protein: MPLYPVAGPALGDGGLPPVPAAREFIDTGDDQLLRGPDPVSRPAPVDGFRQVHPAVNLELIEGQQDEMRHALLQGACDLALLYAFGTQPGLSCTTLRSSRPYVIVSAGHPMAQRKAVSLAELADEPLIICSEPPAQQNADHWFSPAGAQPNIRYRTSSIEAVRSMVARGLGFATLIQSWPTDTSVEGLPLASVPLSDPLDEVELVIAQAAHVTPTQRARAFLQYAKDALAGPDTPRTTGRRPSGAGR, translated from the coding sequence GTGCCGCTGTATCCGGTGGCCGGACCGGCCCTCGGCGACGGCGGCCTCCCACCCGTTCCGGCCGCCCGGGAGTTCATCGACACCGGCGACGATCAGCTGCTACGTGGCCCTGACCCCGTTTCTCGTCCCGCCCCTGTGGACGGGTTCAGGCAGGTCCACCCGGCGGTCAACCTCGAACTGATCGAGGGTCAGCAGGACGAGATGCGCCATGCCCTGCTCCAGGGCGCATGTGACCTGGCCCTGTTGTACGCGTTCGGCACCCAGCCCGGTCTGTCCTGCACGACGCTGCGCTCCAGCCGTCCGTATGTCATCGTGTCCGCCGGTCATCCGATGGCACAGCGCAAGGCTGTCTCACTCGCCGAACTGGCGGACGAGCCACTGATCATCTGCTCCGAGCCGCCGGCCCAGCAGAACGCGGACCACTGGTTCTCCCCCGCGGGAGCACAGCCGAACATCCGGTACCGGACCTCGAGCATCGAGGCGGTCCGCAGCATGGTCGCCCGCGGCCTCGGCTTCGCCACGTTGATCCAGTCCTGGCCGACCGACACCAGTGTCGAGGGGCTCCCCCTGGCATCCGTGCCCCTCAGCGACCCGCTGGACGAAGTCGAGCTCGTGATCGCCCAAGCGGCACACGTCACCCCCACCCAGCGGGCACGTGCCTTCCTCCAGTACGCCAAGGACGCGCTCGCGGGTCCGGACACTCCGCGGACCACCGGCCGACGGCCGTCGGGCGCTGGGCGTTGA
- a CDS encoding DUF302 domain-containing protein, giving the protein MRYDRTVHLHTDFATAVARTRDALAEQGFGILTEIDVTATLKTKLDHDMEDYVILGACNPSLAHRALDTDRSIGLLLPCNVVVRRDGDHTAVQVLDPNTMVALTELDALRPVAEEATRRLDAALASLTAPGTSV; this is encoded by the coding sequence ATGCGCTACGACCGCACAGTCCACCTCCACACCGACTTCGCCACCGCCGTCGCCCGCACCCGCGACGCCCTCGCGGAGCAGGGCTTCGGCATCCTCACCGAGATCGACGTCACCGCCACCCTGAAGACCAAGCTCGACCACGACATGGAGGACTACGTCATCCTCGGCGCCTGCAACCCGTCCCTGGCCCACCGCGCCCTGGACACCGACCGCTCCATCGGCCTGCTCCTGCCCTGCAACGTCGTCGTCCGCCGCGACGGCGACCACACCGCCGTACAGGTCCTCGACCCGAACACCATGGTCGCCCTCACCGAACTCGACGCCCTGCGCCCCGTCGCCGAAGAGGCCACCCGCCGCCTCGACGCCGCCCTCGCCTCCCTCACCGCACCCGGCACGAGCGTCTGA
- a CDS encoding MBL fold metallo-hydrolase — protein MFFVDTIEVSGLGNRSYLAGGERTAVAVDPPRDIDQVIAAAARRGVRISQVVETHVHNDYVTGGLELARVTGAAYLVPAGARVSFERVPVCDGDRAEIDSDAGLTLRALATPGHTPHHTSYVLEANGAAVAVFTGGSLLIGTVGRPDLVEPRLTERLARAQHASAHRLAAELPEETEVLPTHGFGSFCSSSQAEGSATTIGKEKASNEALTRDVDTFVADLLAGLDDIPAYYTHMGPANAAGPAPVDLTPPAPADAEEIAARLAAGEWVVDLRNRVAFAAGHMSGSFNFEAEGQLATYLAWLIPWGKPVTLLAESREQLAAAQRELVRVGIDRPAAAATGGPADWVREGETPAAFRRATFADLAGRHPTEGVVVLDVRRGSERAGGYVEGSVHIPIHTLHRRLGEVPDGEVWVHCAGGMRAAVAASLLDAAGRVVVAVDDSFDAAERAGLTAGNP, from the coding sequence GTGTTCTTCGTCGACACGATCGAGGTGTCGGGTCTCGGCAACCGGAGCTATCTCGCGGGCGGTGAGCGCACCGCCGTGGCCGTCGACCCACCGCGCGACATCGACCAGGTGATCGCGGCGGCAGCCCGGCGCGGGGTACGGATCTCGCAGGTCGTCGAGACGCACGTCCACAACGACTACGTCACCGGCGGTCTGGAGCTGGCCCGGGTCACGGGCGCCGCCTACCTGGTGCCCGCCGGAGCCCGTGTCTCCTTCGAGCGCGTGCCGGTGTGCGACGGCGACCGGGCGGAGATCGACAGTGACGCCGGCCTGACCCTGCGCGCGCTGGCCACGCCCGGTCACACCCCGCATCACACCTCCTACGTGCTGGAGGCGAACGGCGCGGCGGTCGCGGTGTTCACCGGCGGTTCGCTGCTCATCGGCACCGTCGGCCGCCCGGACCTCGTCGAGCCGCGGCTGACCGAACGGCTCGCCCGTGCCCAGCACGCCTCCGCGCACCGGCTGGCCGCCGAGCTGCCCGAGGAGACCGAGGTGCTGCCCACGCACGGCTTCGGCAGCTTCTGCTCGTCCTCCCAGGCTGAGGGCAGTGCCACGACCATCGGCAAGGAGAAGGCGTCCAACGAGGCCCTCACCCGGGACGTGGACACCTTCGTCGCCGACCTGCTGGCCGGCCTGGACGACATCCCCGCCTACTACACGCACATGGGTCCTGCCAACGCGGCCGGACCAGCGCCCGTCGACCTGACCCCGCCCGCGCCGGCCGACGCCGAGGAGATCGCCGCCCGGCTGGCGGCGGGGGAGTGGGTGGTGGACCTGCGCAACCGCGTCGCGTTCGCCGCCGGGCACATGTCCGGCTCGTTCAACTTCGAGGCCGAAGGCCAACTCGCCACCTATCTCGCCTGGCTGATCCCCTGGGGCAAGCCGGTCACGCTGCTCGCCGAGTCGCGCGAGCAACTCGCCGCCGCCCAGCGCGAACTGGTGCGGGTAGGCATCGACCGTCCGGCCGCCGCGGCCACCGGCGGCCCGGCCGACTGGGTCCGCGAGGGCGAGACGCCGGCCGCCTTCCGCCGCGCGACCTTCGCCGACCTCGCGGGCCGGCACCCGACGGAGGGTGTGGTCGTCCTCGACGTCCGGCGTGGCTCGGAACGAGCGGGCGGATACGTCGAGGGTTCGGTCCACATTCCGATCCACACGCTGCACCGTCGCCTCGGGGAGGTCCCCGACGGCGAGGTGTGGGTGCACTGCGCGGGTGGCATGCGGGCCGCCGTCGCCGCCTCCCTGCTGGACGCCGCGGGCCGGGTCGTCGTCGCCGTCGACGACTCCTTCGACGCGGCCGAGAGAGCCGGGCTCACCGCCGGGAACCCCTGA
- a CDS encoding rhodanese-like domain-containing protein translates to MSMFRRGHGVPGRVTVQEAATRTGHGGAADSGGDAVLLDVREPYEWQAGHAPRAVHLPLSALAAGAGLPAHAQARPLVVICRSGNRSRQAAELLAARGAVAVDVIGGMRDWAGAGLPVVGMSGGNGTVA, encoded by the coding sequence ATGAGCATGTTCCGACGAGGTCATGGAGTCCCGGGCCGGGTGACCGTGCAGGAGGCGGCCACGCGCACCGGCCACGGCGGCGCCGCCGACAGCGGGGGTGACGCCGTGCTGCTGGACGTGCGTGAGCCGTACGAGTGGCAGGCGGGGCACGCGCCCCGAGCCGTGCACCTGCCGCTGTCCGCGCTGGCCGCCGGGGCGGGGCTGCCCGCTCACGCGCAGGCGCGGCCCCTGGTCGTGATCTGCCGTTCCGGCAACCGCTCCCGGCAGGCCGCCGAACTGCTGGCGGCCCGAGGCGCGGTGGCCGTGGACGTGATCGGCGGGATGCGCGACTGGGCGGGAGCGGGTCTGCCGGTGGTCGGTATGAGCGGCGGGAACGGCACCGTCGCGTGA
- a CDS encoding sulfite exporter TauE/SafE family protein, which translates to MSALILALAAGAVVGLALGALGGGGSVLAVPALIYLLGFSPVGATTASLVIVTLTSATALSAHARDGHVRWRTGLLFAAAGIGPAMLGGALAARIPAAVLTAAFAMVAGAAALRMLRSGPAAEGAVSARPVRAAEAGAGLGAVTGVLGVGGGFLAVPALVSVLGMRMRNAVGTSLLVITVNSLAALATRAGTVERLDWAVVGPFVGTAILGAWDGKRLAAKVSGHTLQRIFAVVLLAVAAFMLIDAAR; encoded by the coding sequence GTGAGCGCTCTCATACTCGCCCTGGCCGCCGGGGCCGTGGTCGGTCTGGCGCTGGGCGCGCTCGGGGGCGGAGGGAGTGTGCTGGCCGTCCCCGCCCTGATCTACCTGCTCGGCTTCAGTCCGGTGGGGGCCACGACCGCGAGCCTGGTCATCGTCACCCTGACATCGGCCACCGCACTGTCCGCGCACGCTCGCGACGGTCACGTGCGCTGGCGCACCGGGCTGCTGTTCGCGGCGGCCGGGATCGGCCCGGCGATGCTGGGCGGCGCGCTCGCCGCCCGTATCCCGGCGGCCGTGCTGACGGCGGCCTTCGCCATGGTCGCGGGAGCGGCCGCCCTGCGCATGCTGCGGTCCGGGCCGGCCGCGGAGGGTGCCGTGTCGGCGCGGCCGGTGCGGGCCGCGGAAGCCGGTGCCGGGCTCGGTGCGGTCACCGGCGTTCTCGGCGTCGGCGGCGGCTTCCTCGCCGTACCGGCGCTGGTGAGCGTGCTGGGCATGCGGATGCGCAACGCCGTGGGCACCAGCCTGCTGGTCATCACCGTGAACTCGCTGGCCGCGCTGGCGACGCGTGCGGGTACGGTCGAGCGGCTGGACTGGGCGGTCGTCGGCCCGTTCGTCGGGACCGCGATCCTCGGTGCATGGGACGGCAAACGGCTGGCCGCGAAGGTCTCCGGACACACGCTGCAGCGGATCTTCGCCGTCGTGCTGCTGGCGGTGGCGGCCTTCATGCTGATCGACGCGGCGCGGTGA
- a CDS encoding metal-sensitive transcriptional regulator, producing MELELEGADLKAVLNRLRRAQGQISGVIRMIEEGRDCEDVVTQLAAASRALDRAGFAIIATGLQQCVADIDSGRKNGEDTDAMRARLEKLFLSLA from the coding sequence GTGGAACTGGAGCTTGAGGGAGCGGATCTGAAGGCCGTGCTGAACCGGCTGCGCCGCGCGCAGGGCCAGATCTCCGGCGTGATCCGGATGATCGAGGAGGGGCGCGACTGCGAGGACGTCGTCACACAGCTCGCCGCGGCCTCCCGCGCGCTCGACCGGGCCGGTTTCGCGATCATCGCGACCGGCCTGCAGCAGTGCGTGGCGGACATCGACTCCGGGCGGAAGAACGGTGAGGACACGGACGCGATGCGCGCCCGGCTGGAGAAACTGTTCCTGTCACTGGCGTGA
- a CDS encoding rhodanese-like domain-containing protein, protein MTSSPAPAAIGADQARTRLHELTVIDVRTPAEYASGHLPGALNIPLDHIRRALPEIRHAAEHADVLVVCASGARSENACKLLAEQGITTATLVGGTGAWAAEGHDLHTPAASGTRAGWSMERQVRFTAGGLVLLGLLLGLLVDPVLQLISAGIAGGLVFSALTNTCGMAAVLGKLPHNRPRAADLDAALAALRNR, encoded by the coding sequence ATGACCAGCTCTCCCGCCCCCGCCGCAATCGGCGCCGACCAGGCCCGCACCCGGCTGCACGAGCTCACCGTCATCGACGTGCGCACGCCCGCCGAGTACGCCTCCGGCCACCTGCCCGGCGCCCTGAACATTCCCCTCGACCACATCCGGCGCGCGCTGCCGGAGATACGGCACGCCGCAGAGCACGCGGACGTCCTGGTCGTGTGCGCCTCCGGCGCCCGCTCCGAGAACGCCTGCAAGCTGCTGGCCGAGCAGGGCATCACCACCGCCACCCTCGTCGGCGGCACCGGCGCCTGGGCCGCCGAGGGGCACGATCTGCACACACCGGCCGCCTCGGGCACGCGGGCGGGCTGGAGCATGGAGCGCCAGGTCCGCTTCACCGCCGGCGGCCTGGTCCTGCTCGGCCTCCTCCTGGGTTTGCTCGTGGACCCTGTCCTCCAGCTGATCTCGGCCGGTATCGCGGGTGGCCTGGTCTTCTCCGCCCTCACGAACACCTGCGGCATGGCGGCCGTCCTCGGCAAGCTGCCCCACAACCGTCCCCGGGCGGCCGATCTCGACGCCGCGCTCGCCGCTCTGCGTAACCGCTGA
- a CDS encoding thioredoxin family protein, translated as MEPTKDNFEETGAGSEIALIDFWAAWCGPCRMFGPVYERAAARHPDITFGTVDTEAQLELAGASQISSIPTLMAVRDRTVLYSQAGALPPQALEELIGGIRAVGMKDVSRQAAGQARAN; from the coding sequence ATCGAACCGACCAAGGACAACTTCGAGGAGACCGGCGCCGGTTCGGAGATCGCGTTGATCGATTTCTGGGCGGCATGGTGCGGACCGTGCCGGATGTTCGGCCCCGTCTACGAGAGGGCGGCCGCACGCCACCCCGACATCACCTTCGGCACGGTCGACACCGAAGCACAGCTCGAACTCGCCGGGGCCTCCCAGATCTCGTCCATCCCCACGCTCATGGCCGTCCGCGACCGGACGGTCCTGTACTCGCAGGCGGGCGCGCTGCCGCCGCAGGCCCTGGAGGAGCTCATCGGCGGGATCCGGGCCGTCGGCATGAAGGACGTGAGCCGCCAAGCCGCAGGCCAGGCGAGAGCGAACTGA
- a CDS encoding aminotransferase class V-fold PLP-dependent enzyme: MSTPLAPVASAWLERIRAGLIGDDEMLDGPYGPKRIVYADYTASGRSLDFVEDFVREQVLPRYGNTHTESSSTGLQTTRLREDARRIIRDAVGGAEDDLVIFCGSGATAAVNKLVGILELRRPQKPPEAERPVVFVGPYEHHSNELPWRESIADVIVIDADQDGHIDLARLKAELRRYADRPLRIGSFSAASNVTGILTDADRIARLLHAHGALSFWDYAAAAPYVPVRVAESEPGAGDQKDAVFLSPHKFVGGPQTPGVLVVRRELVRNRVPTAPGGGTVAFVDPLGHRYLDDPVAREEGGTPAIVESIRAGLVFALKQAVGTDTIQAAEERHWRQALDRWDTNPRIEILGSHHARRLSIISFRIRHGEHSYLHHNYVVALLNDLFGIQARGGCSCAGPYGHRLLAIDAATSHALLDEVVHGCDGIKPGWTRVNFNYFISDTVRDYLIDAVDLIAAHGHRLLPDYRFDPHTGLWHHHAGATDPPLRLTDVRYTTDGRLAAPAVSHHRLGETALSGQLDHARVILTCRPDLLDDGPTGLPADFERMRWFPLPPVCLDQNGPDAG; encoded by the coding sequence ATGAGCACTCCCCTGGCGCCGGTCGCGTCAGCATGGCTGGAGCGCATCCGGGCCGGGCTCATCGGGGACGACGAGATGCTGGACGGCCCCTACGGCCCGAAGCGGATCGTCTACGCCGACTACACCGCCTCCGGCCGCTCGCTCGACTTCGTCGAGGACTTCGTCCGCGAGCAGGTGCTGCCCCGCTACGGCAACACCCACACGGAGAGCTCCAGCACCGGCCTGCAGACGACACGACTGCGTGAGGACGCCCGCCGGATCATCCGTGACGCGGTGGGCGGCGCCGAGGACGACCTCGTGATCTTCTGCGGTTCGGGCGCCACCGCGGCGGTCAACAAGCTGGTCGGCATCCTGGAGCTGCGCCGGCCGCAGAAGCCGCCTGAGGCCGAGCGGCCGGTGGTGTTCGTCGGGCCGTACGAGCATCACTCCAACGAACTGCCCTGGCGCGAGTCGATCGCCGACGTCATCGTCATCGACGCGGACCAGGACGGCCACATCGACCTCGCCCGGCTCAAAGCGGAACTGCGGCGATACGCCGACCGGCCGCTGCGCATCGGCAGCTTCTCCGCCGCCTCCAACGTCACCGGCATCCTCACCGACGCCGACCGCATCGCCCGGCTGCTGCACGCGCACGGCGCCCTCTCCTTCTGGGACTACGCGGCCGCCGCCCCGTACGTCCCGGTCCGCGTCGCGGAAAGCGAGCCCGGCGCGGGCGACCAGAAAGACGCGGTCTTCTTGTCACCGCACAAGTTCGTCGGCGGCCCGCAGACCCCGGGGGTGCTCGTCGTACGCCGGGAACTCGTGCGCAACCGGGTGCCCACCGCGCCCGGAGGTGGCACCGTCGCCTTCGTCGACCCGCTCGGCCACCGCTACCTCGACGACCCGGTCGCCCGGGAGGAGGGCGGCACCCCGGCCATCGTCGAGTCCATCCGCGCCGGGCTGGTCTTCGCCCTCAAACAAGCCGTCGGCACCGACACCATCCAAGCCGCCGAGGAGCGCCACTGGCGGCAGGCACTGGACCGCTGGGACACCAACCCGCGGATCGAGATCCTCGGCAGCCACCACGCCCGCCGCCTGTCCATCATCTCGTTCCGCATCCGCCACGGCGAGCACTCCTACCTGCACCACAACTACGTCGTCGCCCTGCTCAACGACCTGTTCGGCATCCAGGCCCGCGGCGGCTGCTCGTGCGCCGGACCGTACGGCCACCGCCTGCTCGCCATCGACGCGGCCACCTCGCACGCCCTGCTCGACGAGGTCGTCCACGGCTGCGACGGCATCAAGCCCGGCTGGACCCGCGTCAACTTCAACTACTTCATCAGCGACACCGTCCGCGACTACCTCATCGACGCCGTCGACCTGATCGCCGCGCACGGCCACCGGCTCCTGCCCGACTACCGCTTCGACCCGCACACCGGCCTGTGGCACCACCACGCCGGTGCCACCGATCCCCCGCTGCGTCTGACCGACGTGCGCTACACGACGGACGGCCGGCTCGCCGCACCCGCCGTCAGCCACCACCGGCTGGGCGAGACGGCTCTGTCCGGCCAACTCGACCACGCACGCGTCATACTCACCTGTCGTCCGGACCTCCTCGATGACGGCCCCACCGGGCTGCCGGCCGACTTCGAGCGCATGCGCTGGTTCCCGCTGCCGCCTGTCTGCCTGGACCAAAACGGGCCTGACGCCGGTTGA
- a CDS encoding OsmC family protein, translating into MTASTHQTLGTNRPQSTDVNRFEVTHVERDAYTVDIRGHRLQVDQPVDAGGTDTAPTPTELFAASLATCVAFYAGRYLHRHGLPRTGLRVRTEFAMATDRPPRIASLRIVVIPPPELPERRRAALLAVASHCTVHNTLHQPPDVEIELEP; encoded by the coding sequence ATGACCGCGAGCACGCACCAGACCCTCGGCACGAACCGGCCGCAGTCCACGGACGTGAACCGTTTCGAGGTCACCCACGTCGAGCGGGACGCCTACACCGTGGACATCCGCGGCCACCGCCTCCAGGTCGACCAGCCCGTCGACGCGGGCGGCACGGACACCGCGCCCACCCCCACCGAACTGTTCGCCGCCTCCCTGGCCACCTGCGTCGCCTTCTACGCGGGGCGCTACCTGCACCGCCACGGCCTGCCCCGCACCGGGCTACGGGTCCGTACCGAGTTCGCCATGGCCACCGACCGCCCGCCCCGCATCGCCTCCCTGCGCATCGTGGTCATCCCGCCGCCGGAGCTCCCCGAACGGCGCAGAGCGGCCCTGCTGGCCGTGGCCTCGCACTGCACGGTGCACAACACCCTCCACCAGCCGCCCGACGTCGAGATCGAGCTGGAGCCATGA
- a CDS encoding DsrE/DsrF/DrsH-like family protein, with amino-acid sequence MDKIDIPPIPEFIEMVSDTGAGLCACKVAADLFELDKDDLVDPVQGIIMVGEFYEHAADGQIIHT; translated from the coding sequence ATGGACAAGATCGACATCCCGCCGATCCCCGAGTTCATCGAGATGGTCTCCGACACCGGCGCGGGCCTCTGCGCCTGCAAGGTGGCCGCGGACCTGTTCGAGCTCGACAAGGACGATCTGGTCGACCCGGTCCAGGGGATCATCATGGTCGGCGAGTTCTACGAGCACGCTGCCGACGGCCAGATCATCCATACCTGA